A section of the Prochlorococcus marinus XMU1402 genome encodes:
- a CDS encoding GDSL-type esterase/lipase family protein, whose translation MISLPKQLVVIGDSSVYGWGDNEGGGWCERLRKDWCNNQNGPVIYQLGVRGDGIEKVSFRWEKEWSSRGETRRNKPKAILLNVGLNDTAAIGQKNGRHQLDIDGFEYGLERLINEMNSQTNVFVIGLTPVDESKMPFAGCLWYSNDFCNSYERRMEEVCLNQNVPFLPTFREMYADKRSKNWITHDGIHLNSEGHFWIFQRLKSWEILTKWKES comes from the coding sequence GTGATTAGTTTACCAAAACAGCTAGTTGTAATTGGAGATAGCTCAGTTTATGGATGGGGAGATAACGAAGGTGGTGGATGGTGTGAGAGGCTTAGAAAAGATTGGTGCAACAACCAAAATGGGCCAGTAATTTATCAACTTGGCGTAAGGGGAGATGGGATAGAAAAAGTTTCATTTAGATGGGAAAAAGAATGGTCATCTAGAGGAGAAACGAGAAGAAATAAACCTAAAGCAATCCTGCTTAATGTTGGTCTTAACGACACTGCAGCAATTGGTCAGAAAAACGGAAGACATCAATTGGATATAGATGGATTTGAATATGGATTAGAAAGACTTATTAATGAAATGAACTCTCAAACAAATGTATTTGTTATTGGTCTGACACCTGTTGACGAAAGCAAGATGCCTTTCGCAGGATGTTTATGGTACTCAAATGATTTTTGTAATTCTTATGAAAGGAGAATGGAGGAAGTATGCCTCAATCAGAATGTCCCATTTCTTCCTACTTTTAGAGAAATGTACGCTGATAAAAGGAGTAAAAATTGGATTACGCATGATGGAATTCATCTAAATTCCGAGGGTCATTTCTGGATTTTCCAGAGACTGAAGAGCTGGGAGATTCTTACAAAATGGAAGGAATCCTAG